The segment TGTCTATCAAACTGcttaattttgatatattacaaaaaaaattaactactGATCAACCaattcaatataataatatacaaaaGTTAGTTGGATGCCTtgctttaatataaaaaacgcgattattattataatgtgttgaaaaaaaaaatttttttttatatataatataaaaattgcttctgtttttgtataatttttatttttttttctactgttTTTTTCTGAGTGAGTGTTTCTTATTATATGAAGTGTGATCGAAATGTGTCCTATTCTTCATAATTTCTTTATGAATTACGGTGCAACTAAAGATTTCACTTTCTAGGGTGCATAATGAGAGGATATTGATGTTCTTgtctcatttttaataattttgaaaatgtttactaaatgattttttttaacaaaggaACTAATAATgggatgtaataataaaaataaaggaaaattttataacatcaaataattgaaaaataaaagaataaataaaatattagacacaaaaataataaaatagaaaaaaaatagaaacccgattgttgaaattttgttgtttagaAACATACTcaggtaataaaatataataataataataaaaaagtagcaattttaataataataataaataaaaggtaaTCACAAACTGgtgtattttttgtatatatataataataaataattatataacttTAGTAGTAgtaacaaaattatattttaattggtttatatttatatatgtatataaaatttatttatatataattatttttatggtagaaaaatatataaacttaTATATTGGCAGTACCTCCCAATCTCTCTTCCGGACTTCATATTCCAAATCCCATTTTTGGCCCTCACACAAATACATTCGGTCGTAATATTGCTTACAAATAGCCTTCAATTGGTCTGCATAAGAGGGAAGAGTAGAAGaagtatcaattttttgtgtacttttaattttataacacttcattttttttttgtagttgactattttttacatatttttttttttttagcatgaatgaattaaatttttatctaaaccATGTGCCATGAACTGATGAGCGaacgcgacgacgacgacggtattccttaattttaagtcaaaccaaaaatcaaaagaaaacgtGAGACGACACAAAAATCTATCActtaagtaataaataattaaaaaagtatgaaaatgatgtaaaaaaacaggaaaatgtgcgaaaatatataatataataataatatcatattCGTAACGTGATgtgtaattaattgtttttcaattcaaattttagcattttttgtattaaatttcaaatcaaaatttttttaattaaatttaataaatatccaTCATATATATGTTGTATATTATGTATgataatgtttattaaaattaattaaaaattaaagtataggatagaaaaaatttagaaaataaatcacgttttatttaaaatccgtGTAAATTGTGTatgattgataaaattatgtttataataaaaaaaaaagtagggaAGCAGCCATATTAcaacatcataataataataacttcaTATCACTTCAACCCAATATTCtatattattgtttaatttttaataataataataattcttttgagtttttttttaattatttataaaataaaataaaaaagaaaaaaaacgtaattgaAGTTTCTGAGTGAATCCCGTTACctcaaatttcttcatttgttCGATAAGTTCTAAATcatatttgtcattttccaATCTGGATATTTTCGTGTGGTATTCTCTACAAATTGTTTGTAACTCAGCTatacatataataatatataataataaaattaattattttttttttttaatatttaaaatatataaaaatttatcaacaatGGAAAATACTGccatatttttgatatatatttataatgaatGTCTCCCTGTATTTTTTgcgacaacaacgacgaccatgaataatattttaaaataataagaattagCAACTACATTCAACCATATACTAAAGTAAGCTCGGGCGgggtaataattttataatatatataatataaaaggtatttataataaaaaaatataagggaACCGTctactaataataattataataaaataaaaaaaaataaaataatttttttttgatgtataACATTGTTAGAGCTATTTTTacccataaatatttttttttgtctctaaatattttttttgcttgcaacATCTACTGCGCGCCTTAGTTGCGATAAATAagcgataataaaataattaaaaaaaaaataatataaatagaGGGGGATGTCTTGCCTCTAAATCCTTAAGGTCTACTTCATATTCacgatcaattttttctctttccaattttccgattttttcgtgatattcagtacaaattgtttttaaagcagctaaattattaataattaaaaattttttataatatatatttttttataattttcttaattatgataaaaaataatgtatgaTGAATCTGTGTAACTTTGTatctcatatttaatttttttttgtaattttttccctGAGTGCGATCTAAGGTTatatcatttaataaataaaataaacgtaGGAATAAGAAGCAGAAAAGCAAGGAAACTATTCTATAGttcttttcataaataaatataaaatatttaaaattaaagaaaacaaaagcCAATGAATGTCTCGtaattcaattcatttaattaaaaaatataaatgagacGTGAAATGATGATTGATTGATATaaccttaattttatttcatttttaatgaaatataaacaaaaatcaaaattttgaggatATTATTTAGGGAAAtctaaataaaactaaaaaatgttGGCAATGATGGTGCTTTTGcttaaaatctataaaaaaaaatttatagcgATCCAAACCAAcctattataatatatatttggcTATAAATTGTCAGTTTAGctctttttcatttataattcttttaattttttttaaaaaatgttgaaaattaaattttaatgatgataaaaaaaaacaaaaattaagtaaaatccaattaattaaaaaaaaaaaaaatcaaataaaaatttagtgaagaagaaaagtttttttgaagaaagatTTAACGAACAACATCAATCGCAgtcaatattataaaatatatatttttttagcaacatatttttgtattaataattttgattaacaCGAATtgataacaaataaatttggaaattaatttattattaaacatgtAAGAAAAAGAGCCCggtttttgccaaaaaaaaattgatgtccatgagtataatttttttaagtgttaAATTcgccgaaaaattaaaattaaaaaaaactctttggACATCaagttataaataattattattatgttgaaaaaaaattttagaataaaaaaattaaaaaaaagatcgatagaaaaataaaaaaaaaagttaattcatATATAGCATTATTCATATCGGTTatgcttgtttgtttttgtttaagaaaaaatttgtcggttacgcgtttttttttaaattaactctctcgaatatatataatttttttaattataacaaCAATATATCTTCTTTCGtctatttttgtgtgtacCTGATGATCTTTAGCTCTTACAATATACTCGAGATCATACTTTTGATCCTCCAATTTTTCAATACGGCTATGGTATGCGCGAACAATATCTCTAACGGTGTCTAAATAATTGGTAAGTAAAGTTTATCGTCGttcatatataataataataaaattaaaaaattcgtagGCGACCTTGtagaacatttttcattataaaagtgattgaaaaaaaaattatatgagataaaatgaaggaaataAGGGTTGGTGTGTTGTTaagaaacggaaaaaaaaggaaaaaacgtTACCTTCACTGGCGTCATCAACGTTCTTTGGTCTGCCACATCTCTCCTCAATAATACGTCTACGTTCAGCTGCCTTGCGTTCTTGTTCCTTCTTCAATTCCTCAGCGGCTTTTTTACGCAACAACAactaaaatcgaaattttttgacatttagaagcggaaatttgcaaaaacatcaaaaataactCACTCGAAgcttcttttttctctctggaGTCATGAAACCCTTCTTGGCCTTCTTTGCCTTGGAGGCTTCTTCCATACGCTTACGTACTTCGGCACGTTTGCGCTCGATTTCGGCTTGTTTAGCCTTCTTAGCCTCATCATCAGCCATTTTGTTCTATTTGGTTTCTTTCTAAGagctacaaaaaatttcccaaattattattgttatttttttttcaaacaacaaTGACGAGATAATCAAAGGATTTCACgctaaaaacgatttttttttacatcatcggttaattattatatttacgtAAAACGTCGAGCATCAATAtccaatttcatgaaaaattttatttttgtgcagaGAATTTTCTCTcacaaaatttcgttttttactCGCAACAACACGCAAcatgtgaaaataaatataaatgtatttttagaaaaaatcgtaCGAATTTCCACATTTTCAAAGGTCCAAacaacacaaatattttttagtgttttttcgtttcatttctcTTGCGTGCCTATGAATGTgggttttttgttgaaatctaATGATAcgcgcaaaaataataataaattatactgagaaaaaaagaaagaagaggaaaaacgCCCACATGGAAGTTAATTTTGTGCGTTACTTAAGACTCGAAAATTGgagaaattaatgattttttgtgggAATTAACGTCAAATTTTGACCTATTTATTACTGTTTGATGGATTTtcgggtaagtttttaataaaaatttacttaatttccaaaattatattaaatttttgtatttattaatttttttaaatgataattttttaaatttaatttaatttttaattttttttattttttaaaatttatttaaatttatatttttattaaaaatatatttcaaaaattaattcaacttaatttaaaaaaaaatatattttaaaaaattttttttattaaaaaaaaataaattttattaaaaaaaatataaattttgtaaaaagttaaaattatttttcaaaagcaaataaaaaaaaaataaattttgtgaaaaattaaattttttaaactaaaaaaaaaatgaaaattatttaaaaaaatatttttttacaaaaaaaaataaattttgtgaaaattaaaattttaaaacgtaagcaacatttataaataaatatgagacAATCTGAAAAcacttgttgaaaaaaaatgtagaaatctatttttatttattattttttttttaattcaattttactttttcttctcattttttatccattcagTATTTCAACGAAGAAGGAAAATCAGGACATTTTTCCGCATTTTCCTGCACTTTCGCCAGATGTcgctgaaaatttatgaaaattattgttgcTGAAAGTCtgttgagcattttttttttgtttcaacattTCGATCACATAAAAATGAGTTTGTGAGAGAGAACACGAGAGACGAAAGGCAACATCGTGttataataaacaaaagtgCGATATAAATAGATTTGAACGTCTCTCGTCTTACTTGTTGAAGTAAAGAaagaactttatttttcaaatttggacacaaagtaatttttttaatgaatttttcaatgatttgtCGCATATTTGTTAcacttttgagaattttttgtgacCTTCGTACTTTTTGTGagtccttcaatttttttagattcaaagttcgttatttttttgaactcgtcgatttttgaaaacacATTCGATGGCGATTTGTAGGTGTTCACATGCTAATTTTAGCTtaacttttcatcatcatcatcataatttttttttcgtgagtaaaatttttgattttttcacttttttaatttttttttaatttttttagtttaaaatttttattttaatttattttttgttcaattttgcacctgttttgtcatttttttttgaatatttttcatcaacttgTAATTTGATATCGTTTCTCATTCACACATTCCCTCTCTTTCGTCGACTTTTCTCTCgcgttttcgaattttcttcatatatgatgattttttatttttttttctttctttatattttcgtTTATTGCATAATTTCGTTTAAAACTTTTCCGTATTTAGTGTTTTAATCCTTTGATTGCGTCACACGGgcgttgtttgttgttgttgttgacagAGACACTCACCTCACgaggataaaaattgaaatgagttAATTTGGAAAAGTAGCTAGAAAATGTGCACTTTCCAAAACAGACAAGAGACAAATCGAAAAGTCAAACTGATCGATCCGACGGCAAACGGCTGACTAAacgaaacgacgacgacgtgatcAGGCAAgatcttttctttttcattcgcATACGTGCGTGCCAAGTGCTAAAAATGGAAACGAAAATAGAATGCGGTGTACGTGGCGTTGTATGATCGCGACGCAAAActttgtgagaatttttttttgtttttgagaaTTAAATGAGATTACTTCATGTTTTGAATGCATTTAGCagctaaaaattcagaaaatatcgaaaattcaaagaaatcaaAGCTCATCGATCGATTTGGAAATCAAACATTATTATCGATTACGGATTCAACATCTCGTCACAGGTGTGATAAAATgtttagtaaaaatatcattcaaaAGGAGAGATTATGAGTCGAAGAGCGATCATCTGCGAGAGACATTTCGGAGATTGCATTCATGAAGTGATGAGACAGTAGTTAGATGTCGACTTGGATTCGTgccaatttttatatatttcatatttttaatatgatttttgtatttatttatttaaaaatatgttgaagAAGATAGAAATagtttcttactttttttcgtatataaCGTGCGAAGAGAAAGTCATcacaattttacgaaaaatttcaaaaaaaatttttttcgaatttttaagataaataatttattatattttttaaataatttatttttttatattaatatttttatttaataattattatattaaaataatataattaaaaatttaaaaaaaaaaaaaaaaaaaaataaattatttaaaaaataatcaaaaaaattaattattaaatactaagtaaaaaaaaaaataaaaatatatataaaaacatttaatttaataaatattctaaattaattaataaattaaagattttataaaatttttaaaaaataaattaaaaataattaaattaaatattttttatatttctatttttatttatttttttatttaatttaaatgtattcaaatatttattatttaattacttttatttattaatttttttttgtagtacaTAGCCGTaaggcaaatttaaaaaaaaattattttaatttaaaatgaaaaaataataatattaaaaaaagagacattcAAAAAGATTCGAGAAGAAgaaatagataaaatttaacgcAAAAAACGTTTTGAGCCTTCGtcagtatttaaaattaaaattttttcaacaaagttcgattaattcataaaaaaaatatatgagcttcgacatgtaaaaaattgaaaattaaaaattgaatttaacattttaattttttaccgcatttcgaagaaaaaatgcggtattaaattcgacttgtcgtctgtgtgtgtgtgtgtgtgtgtgtgtgtgtgtgtcagtaacgctgtgccccaaaaaaattttttttatttatttaaaaatcatggagattttgatggaaatcatctttagaatgaatatttattcaattttagctttgaaatccatcaaaagtttacttaaacttgacttgaaaaatggattgaccgtttttaatttttttccaaaagtgaaaaaaatgacatgaacggtttacttccaaacgctgatttttttgtttcgtcaaatatcgacccaatatgaacaaaaaaaatttttagaatatttatttatttaattttaggcttaaaagtgatcaaaaaatgacatgtaaaaaaatcagcgtttttacttccaaacgctgatccaaatatgaacagaaatctttagaatgaatatttattcaattttaggcttaaaagtgatcaaaaaatgacttgcaaaaaaaatcagcgtttttacttccaaacgctgatttttttgtttcatcaaatatcgacccaatatgaacagaaatgaactttagaatgaatatttattcaattttaggcttaaaagtgatcaaaaaatgacatgtaaaaaaatcagcgtttttacttccaaacgctgatttttttgtttcatcaaatatcgacccaatatgatcagaaatcatctgtagaatgaatatttattcaattttaggcttaaaagtgatcaaaaaatgacatgtaaaaaaatcagcgtttttacttccaaacgctgatttttttgtttcatcaaatatcgacccaatatgaacagaaatcatctgtagaatgaatatttattcaattttaggcttaaaagtgatcaaaaaatgacttgtaaaaaaatcagcgtttttacttccaaacgctgatttttttgtttcatcaaatatcgacccaatatgaacagaaatgaactttagaatgaatatttattcaattttaggcttaaaagtgatcaaaaaatgacatgtaacagaaatgaactttagaatgaatatttattcaattttagtcttaaaagtgatcaaaaaatgacttgcaaaaaaaatcagagtttgaacctccaaactctgatttttttgttacgtcaaatatcgacccaatatgaacagaaatgaactttagaatgaatatttattcaattttaggcttaaaagtgatcaaaaaatgacatgtaaaaaaatcagagtttgaacctccaaactctgatttttttgttacgtcaaatatcgacccaatatgaacagaaatgaactttagaatgaatatttattcaattttaggcttaaaagtgatcaaaaaatgacttgcaaaaaaaatcagagtttgaacctccaaactctgatttttttgttacgtcaaatatcgacccaatatgaacagaaatgaactttagaatgaatatttattcaattttaggcttaaaagtgatcaaaaaatgacttgcaaaaaaaatcagagtttgaacctccaaactctgatttttttgtttcatcaaatatcgacccaatatgaacagaaatgaactttagaatgaatatttattcaattttaggcttaaaagtgatcaaaaaatgacatgtaaaaaaatcagagtttttacttccaaacgctgatttttttgtttcgtcaaatatcgacccaatatgaacagaaatgaactttagaatgaatatttattcaattttaggcttaaaagtgatcaaaaaatgacatgtaaaaaaatcagcgtttttacttccaaacgctgatttttttgtttcatcaaatatcgacccaatatgatcagaaatcatctgtagaatgaatatttattcaattttaggcttaaaagtgatcaaaaaatgacatgtaaaaaaatcagcgtttttacttccaaactctgatttttttgtttcatcaaatatcgacccaatatgatcagaaatcatctgtacaatgaatatttattcaattttaggcttaaaagtgatcaaaaaatgacttgtaaaaaaaaatcagagtttgaacctccaaactctgatttttttgttacgtcaaatatcgacccaatatgaacagaaatcaactttagaatgaatatttattcaattttaggcttaaaagtgatcaaaaaatgacttgcaaaaaaaatcagagtttgaacctccaaactctgatttttttgttacgtcaaatatcgacccaatatgatcagaaatcaactgtagaatgaatatttattcaattttaggcttaaaagtgatcaaaaaatgacttgtaaaaaaaatcagagtttgaacctccaaactctgatttttttgttacgtcaaatatcgacccaatatgaacagaaatgaactttagaatgaatatttattcaattttaggcttaaaagtgatcaaaaaatgacatgtaaaaaaatcagcgtttttacttccaaacgctgatttttttgtttcatcaaatatcgacccaatatgaacagaaatgaactttagaatgaatatttattcaattttaggcttaaaagtgatcaaaaaatgacatgtaaaaaaatcagagtttgaacctccaaacgctgatttttttgtttcatcaaatatcgacccaatatgatcagaaatcatctgtagaatgaatatttattcaattttaggcttaaaagtgatcaaaaaatgacttgtaaaaaaaatcagagtttgaacctccaaactctgatttttttgttacgtcaaatatcgacccaatatgatcagaaatcatctgtagaatgaatatttattcaattttaggcttaaaagtgatcaaaaaatgacttgcaaaaaaaatcagagtttgatcctccaaactctgatttttttgttacgtcaaatatcgacccaatatgaacagaaatcaactttagaatgaatatttattcaattttaggcttaaaagtgatcaaaaaatgacttgtaaaaaaaatcagagtttgaacctccaaactctgatttttttgttacgtcaaatatcgacccaatatgaacagaaatgaactttagaatgaatatttattcaattttaggcttaaaagtgatcaaaaaatgacatgtaaaaaaatcagcgtttttacttccaaacgctgatttttttgtttcatcaaatatcgacccaatatgatcagaaatcatctgtagaatgaatatttattcaattttaggcttaaaagtgatcaaaaaatgacttgtaaaaaaaatcagagtttgaacctccaaactctgatttttttgttacgtcaaatatcgacccaatatgaacagaaatgaactttagaatgaatatttattcaattttaggcttaaaagtgatcaaaaaatgacatgtaaaaaaatcagcgtttttacttccaaacgctgattttttttgtttcatcaaatatcgacccaatatgatcagaaatcatctgtagaatgaatatttattcaattttaggcttaaaagtgatcaaaaaatgacttgtaaaaaaatcagagtttgaacctccaaactctgatttttttgttacgtcaaatatcgacccaatatgaacagaaatgaactttagaatgaatatttattcaattttaggcttaaaagtgatcaaaaaatgacatgtaaaaaaaataaaacctgatttttttgttcgacccaatatgaacagaaatgaactttagaatgaatatttattccaaacaaaaaatgactgatttttttgtttcatcaaatatcgacccaatatgaacagaaatgaactttagaatgaatatttattcaattttaggcttaaaagtgatcaaaaaatgacttgtaaaaaaatcagcgtttttacttccaaacgctgatttttttgtttcatcaaatatcgacccaatatgaacagaaatgaactttagaatgaatatttattcaattttaggcttaaaagtgatcaaaaaatgacttgcaaaaaaatcagagtttgaacctccaaactctgatttttttgttacgtcaaatatcgacccaatatgaacagaaatgaactttagaatgaatatttattcaattttaggcttaaaagtgatcaaaaaatgacttgcaaaaaaatcagagtttgaacctccaaactctgatttttttgttacgtcaaatatcgactgatttttttgtttcatcaaatatcgacccaatatgaacagaaatgaactttagaatgaatatttattcaattttaggcttaaaagtgatcaaaaaatgacttgcaaaaaaaatcagagtttgaacctccaaactctgatttttttgttacgtcaaatatcgacccaatatgaacagaaatgaactttagaatgaatatttattcaattttagctttgaaatccatcgaaagttgattaaaacttgacttgaaaaatttcatgaccgtttttcttctttttcgaggagtacgaaaatgtgaaattaggggtacaaaattatgaaatatatgcatttcaatggaaagtctgtagttgataaaaagttcggaaaattgaaatgaggagtatgaaattgtaaagtgaggacaacaataaagatatgtatgtaatatcgaaatgcggtatagtatgtcgttctttagacaactactttttctattttttttaattttagtgaaaatttgatttttttgacaaatattgaaATACGTTCGAACATTTCCTTGTTAATCCTTCATCAGACACAATttctttgtattaaaaaaaaattcttcctttGTTTATTGCTGACAATCCTCAGCTTCAGTGTCGCtataaacaacaaaagacgaacatattaaaaatttatttttgttcagtttAATAATAGCAGCGACATTTTACGTTTACATCATATCATCGCATCACGCTATTGCCACACAGGCATACACAGctccaaaaataaactttcagtGTGACTcaatctcaaatttttggatgagatcaacgaaaaatattatttaattttcacctTAGCGCTCAACATTGATCCAAGTTCGTCTGTAGctgcgaaaatttttgttatttagacCTGAAGTGAGGCGTGAAGGCTTTTTTTCAGCATTTctgcgtcaaaaattttaattttcccgtTTGATGGTTAGAAAACGCGCCATTTCTTTGATTAAAACGCAGTTTTTAGCCTGATAGCTTATCAGACacggaacgaaaaaaaaaatgggaagaTAAGGGAATCCAtgttaattcatgaaaaaacgtAGTATTTGCGTCTCCGAAGCTGCATTGACACACATT is part of the Culicoides brevitarsis isolate CSIRO-B50_1 chromosome 3, AGI_CSIRO_Cbre_v1, whole genome shotgun sequence genome and harbors:
- the LOC134833543 gene encoding troponin I isoform X5, which codes for MADDEAKKAKQAEIERKRAEVRKRMEEASKAKKAKKGFMTPERKKKLRLLLRKKAAEELKKEQERKAAERRRIIEERCGRPKNVDDASEDQLKAICKQYYDRMYLCEGQKWDLEYEVRKRDWEISDLNAQVNDLRGKFVKPTLKKVSKYENKFAKLQKKAAEFNFRNQLKVVKKKEFTLEEEDKEKKPDWSKGKPGDAKVKEEVHEEVEVDA
- the LOC134833543 gene encoding troponin I isoform X10, translating into MADDEAKKAKQAEIERKRAEVRKRMEEASKAKKAKKGFMTPERKKKLRLLLRKKAAEELKKEQERKAAERRRIIEERCGRPKNVDDASEDQLKAICKQYYDRMYLCEGQKWDLEYEVRKRDWEISDLNAQVNDLRGKFVKPTLKKVSKYENKFAKLQKKAAEFNFRNQLKVVKKKEFTLEEEDKEKKPDWSKGKPGDAKEGEEAAA
- the LOC134833543 gene encoding troponin I isoform X1: MADDEAKKAKQAEIERKRAEVRKRMEEASKAKKAKKGFMTPERKKKLRLLLRKKAAEELKKEQERKAAERRRIIEERCGRPKNVDDASEDQLKAICKQYYDRMYLCEGQKWDLEYEVRKRDWEISDLNAQVNDLRGKFVKPTLKKVSKYENKFAKLQKKAAEFNFRNQLKVVKKKEFTLEEEDKETAPKQKKPDWSKGKPGDAKVKEEVHEEVEVDA
- the LOC134833543 gene encoding troponin I isoform X3, coding for MADDEAKKAKQAEIERKRAEVRKRMEEASKAKKAKKGFMTPERKKKLRLLLRKKAAEELKKEQERKAAERRRIIEERCGRPKNVDDASEDTVRDIVRAYHSRIEKLEDQKYDLEYIVRAKDHQISDLNAQVNDLRGKFVKPTLKKVSKYENKFAKLQKKAAEFNFRNQLKVVKKKEFTLEEEDKETAPKQKKPDWSKGKPGDAKVKEEVHEEVEVDA
- the LOC134833543 gene encoding troponin I isoform X6, whose translation is MADDEAKKAKQAEIERKRAEVRKRMEEASKAKKAKKGFMTPERKKKLRLLLRKKAAEELKKEQERKAAERRRIIEERCGRPKNVDDASEAELQTICREYHTKISRLENDKYDLELIEQMKKFEISDLNAQVNDLRGKFVKPTLKKVSKYENKFAKLQKKAAEFNFRNQLKVVKKKEFTLEEEDKEKKPDWSKGKPGDAKVKEEVHEEVEVDA
- the LOC134833543 gene encoding troponin I isoform X8, whose product is MADDEAKKAKQAEIERKRAEVRKRMEEASKAKKAKKGFMTPERKKKLRLLLRKKAAEELKKEQERKAAERRRIIEERCGRPKNVDDASEAALKTICTEYHEKIGKLEREKIDREYEVDLKDLEISDLNAQVNDLRGKFVKPTLKKVSKYENKFAKLQKKAAEFNFRNQLKVVKKKEFTLEEEDKEKKPDWSKGKPGDAKVKEEVHEEVEVDA
- the LOC134833543 gene encoding troponin I isoform X2 encodes the protein MADDEAKKAKQAEIERKRAEVRKRMEEASKAKKAKKGFMTPERKKKLRLLLRKKAAEELKKEQERKAAERRRIIEERCGRPKNVDDASEAELQTICREYHTKISRLENDKYDLELIEQMKKFEISDLNAQVNDLRGKFVKPTLKKVSKYENKFAKLQKKAAEFNFRNQLKVVKKKEFTLEEEDKETAPKQKKPDWSKGKPGDAKVKEEVHEEVEVDA
- the LOC134833543 gene encoding troponin I isoform X7 — its product is MADDEAKKAKQAEIERKRAEVRKRMEEASKAKKAKKGFMTPERKKKLRLLLRKKAAEELKKEQERKAAERRRIIEERCGRPKNVDDASEDTVRDIVRAYHSRIEKLEDQKYDLEYIVRAKDHQISDLNAQVNDLRGKFVKPTLKKVSKYENKFAKLQKKAAEFNFRNQLKVVKKKEFTLEEEDKEKKPDWSKGKPGDAKVKEEVHEEVEVDA
- the LOC134833543 gene encoding troponin I isoform X9 → MADDEAKKAKQAEIERKRAEVRKRMEEASKAKKAKKGFMTPERKKKLRLLLRKKAAEELKKEQERKAAERRRIIEERCGRPKNVDDASEDQLKAICKQYYDRMYLCEGQKWDLEYEVRKRDWEISDLNAQVNDLRGKFVKPTLKKVSKYENKFAKLQKKAAEFNFRNQLKVVKKKEFTLEEEDKETAPKQKKPDWSKGKPGDAKEGEEAAA
- the LOC134833543 gene encoding troponin I isoform X4, giving the protein MADDEAKKAKQAEIERKRAEVRKRMEEASKAKKAKKGFMTPERKKKLRLLLRKKAAEELKKEQERKAAERRRIIEERCGRPKNVDDASEAALKTICTEYHEKIGKLEREKIDREYEVDLKDLEISDLNAQVNDLRGKFVKPTLKKVSKYENKFAKLQKKAAEFNFRNQLKVVKKKEFTLEEEDKETAPKQKKPDWSKGKPGDAKVKEEVHEEVEVDA